Proteins found in one Triticum aestivum cultivar Chinese Spring chromosome 4D, IWGSC CS RefSeq v2.1, whole genome shotgun sequence genomic segment:
- the LOC123096692 gene encoding protein DETOXIFICATION 44, chloroplastic isoform X1, which produces MAATSPAPMRAVAAAFTPPPLSQRITRISTVSALRVHQCHAAHRWRPAQCRGKPTVSGVVEDDDEDTSREALNPEEKEEESAGAGSWGLGWFRLDEVGMDILGIAVPAVLALAADPVTALVDTAFVGHIGSVELAAVGVSISVFNLVSKLFNVPLLNVTTSFVAEQQAVDAKYSGVGERDEVSSTREQASEKRKFLPAVSTSLALAAGIGLMEMAALIIGSGTLMDIVGIPVDSPMRAPAEQFLTLRAYGAPPVVVALAAQGAFRGFMDTKTPLYAVVAGNLVNAILDAIFIFPLGLGVSGAALATVTSEYLAAIILLWKLNNELVLFSWNVIGGDIIRYLKSGALLIARTIAVILPLWLSTSLAARQGPVPMAGYEISLQVWLTISLLNDALALAGQALLASEYAKGNYKQARLVLYRVLQIGGITGLALAATLFLGFGYLTLLFTDDPAVLDVAQSGVWFVTITQPINAIAFVFDGLYYGVSDFGYAAYSTLFAGVVASAFLLVVAPNFGLGGVWAGLTLFMGLRAVAGFWRLGSKGGPWEIVWSKTD; this is translated from the exons ATGGCGGCGACCTCGCCAGCGCCGATGAGGGCCGTCGCCGCCGCGTTTACCCCGCCTCCGTTATCTCAGAGGATCACCCGTATCTCTACCGTGTCTGCCCTCCGCGTTCACCAATGCCACGCAGCTCACCGGTGGCGCCCTGCACAGTGCCGCGGGAAGCCGACCGTGAGTGGCGTGGTCGAGGACGACGATGAGGATACTTCGCGGGAGGCTTTAAATCCTGAGGAAAAAGAGGAGGAGTCTGCAGGCGCGGGGAGCTGGGGGCTGGGGTGGTTCAGGCTTGATGAGGTTGGGATGGACATCCTGGGCATCGCCGTGCCCGCCGTGCTTGCACTCGCCGCCGACCCCGTCACGGCGCTCGTTGACACCGCCTTCGTCGGACATATCG GCTCGGTTGAACTTGCTGCCGTTGGTGTATCTATATCTGTTTTCAACCTGGTGTCCAAGCTGTTTAATGTGCCACTGCTCAATGTCACCACATCCTTTGTTGCTGAGCAGCAAGCAGTGGATGCCAAGTATAGCGGCGTAGGAGAAA GAGATGAAGTGTCGAGTACACGAGAGCAGGCGAGTGAAAAAAGGAAGTTTCTCCCAGCGGTGTCAACATCCTTGGCTTTAGCTGCTGGAATCGGGTTGATGGAAATGGCGGCACTTATTATTGGATCTGGCACACTAATGGACATCGTTGGTATACCTGTC GATTCACCGATGCGAGCACCGGCAGAACAGTTTCTTACTTTAAGGGCATATGGTGCTCCGCCAGTCGTAGTAGCACTTGCAGCACAAGGTGCATTTCGGGGTTTCATGGATACAAAGACACCTTTGTATGCTGTGG TTGCTGGCAACCTAGTAAATGCAATACTGGATGCCATATTTATCTTCCCACTTGGTCTAGGTGTAAGTGGCGCTGCATTGGCAACTGTAACTTCTGA GTACTTGGCGGCAATCATCCTCCTATGGAAGCTGAATAACGAACTAGTCCTGTTTTCATGGAATGTCATTGGCGGTGACATCATCCGCTACCTGAAATCTG GTGCTTTGCTAATTGCCAGGACCATCGCAGTAATCCTTCCATTATGGCTGTCGACATCCCTCGCCGCAAGACAAGGGCCTGTTCCAATGGCTGGCTATGAGATAAGCTTGCAAGTCTGGCTAACAATTTCTCTACTTAATGATGCACTGGCTCTTGCTGGTCAG GCTCTGCTTGCGAGTGAATATGCGAAAGGGAACTACAAGCAGGCCCGCTTGGTTTTGTACAGGGTTCTGCAG ATTGGAGGCATCACTGGTCTTGCACTTGCTGCAACCTTGTTCCTTGGGTTTGGATATTTGACCTTGCTGTTTACAGATGATCCAGCAGTTCTAGATGTTGCGCAGTCTGGAGTCTGG TTTGTCACTATTACTCAGCCGATAAATGCTATTGCTTTTGTGTTCGATGGGCTCTACTACGGTGTTTCTGACTTCGGCTATGCCGCATACTCTACG CTTTTCGCGGGGGTCGTCGCCTCAGCCTTCCTCCTTGTCGTTGCTCCCAACTTTGGTCTTGGTGGTGTATGGGCTGGTCTTACTCTCTTTATGGGTCTGCGAGCAGTTGCTGGGTTCTGGAG GTTAGGGAGCAAAGGTGGACCATGGGAAATAGTCTGGTCAAAGACTGATTAA
- the LOC123096692 gene encoding protein DETOXIFICATION 44, chloroplastic isoform X2, which produces MAATSPAPMRAVAAAFTPPPLSQRITRISTVSALRVHQCHAAHRWRPAQCRGKPTVSGVVEDDDEDTSREALNPEEKEEESAGAGSWGLGWFRLDEVGMDILGIAVPAVLALAADPVTALVDTAFVGHIGSVELAAVGVSISVFNLVSKLFNVPLLNVTTSFVAEQQAVDAKYSGVGENEVSSTREQASEKRKFLPAVSTSLALAAGIGLMEMAALIIGSGTLMDIVGIPVDSPMRAPAEQFLTLRAYGAPPVVVALAAQGAFRGFMDTKTPLYAVVAGNLVNAILDAIFIFPLGLGVSGAALATVTSEYLAAIILLWKLNNELVLFSWNVIGGDIIRYLKSGALLIARTIAVILPLWLSTSLAARQGPVPMAGYEISLQVWLTISLLNDALALAGQALLASEYAKGNYKQARLVLYRVLQIGGITGLALAATLFLGFGYLTLLFTDDPAVLDVAQSGVWFVTITQPINAIAFVFDGLYYGVSDFGYAAYSTLFAGVVASAFLLVVAPNFGLGGVWAGLTLFMGLRAVAGFWRLGSKGGPWEIVWSKTD; this is translated from the exons ATGGCGGCGACCTCGCCAGCGCCGATGAGGGCCGTCGCCGCCGCGTTTACCCCGCCTCCGTTATCTCAGAGGATCACCCGTATCTCTACCGTGTCTGCCCTCCGCGTTCACCAATGCCACGCAGCTCACCGGTGGCGCCCTGCACAGTGCCGCGGGAAGCCGACCGTGAGTGGCGTGGTCGAGGACGACGATGAGGATACTTCGCGGGAGGCTTTAAATCCTGAGGAAAAAGAGGAGGAGTCTGCAGGCGCGGGGAGCTGGGGGCTGGGGTGGTTCAGGCTTGATGAGGTTGGGATGGACATCCTGGGCATCGCCGTGCCCGCCGTGCTTGCACTCGCCGCCGACCCCGTCACGGCGCTCGTTGACACCGCCTTCGTCGGACATATCG GCTCGGTTGAACTTGCTGCCGTTGGTGTATCTATATCTGTTTTCAACCTGGTGTCCAAGCTGTTTAATGTGCCACTGCTCAATGTCACCACATCCTTTGTTGCTGAGCAGCAAGCAGTGGATGCCAAGTATAGCGGCGTAGGAGAAA ATGAAGTGTCGAGTACACGAGAGCAGGCGAGTGAAAAAAGGAAGTTTCTCCCAGCGGTGTCAACATCCTTGGCTTTAGCTGCTGGAATCGGGTTGATGGAAATGGCGGCACTTATTATTGGATCTGGCACACTAATGGACATCGTTGGTATACCTGTC GATTCACCGATGCGAGCACCGGCAGAACAGTTTCTTACTTTAAGGGCATATGGTGCTCCGCCAGTCGTAGTAGCACTTGCAGCACAAGGTGCATTTCGGGGTTTCATGGATACAAAGACACCTTTGTATGCTGTGG TTGCTGGCAACCTAGTAAATGCAATACTGGATGCCATATTTATCTTCCCACTTGGTCTAGGTGTAAGTGGCGCTGCATTGGCAACTGTAACTTCTGA GTACTTGGCGGCAATCATCCTCCTATGGAAGCTGAATAACGAACTAGTCCTGTTTTCATGGAATGTCATTGGCGGTGACATCATCCGCTACCTGAAATCTG GTGCTTTGCTAATTGCCAGGACCATCGCAGTAATCCTTCCATTATGGCTGTCGACATCCCTCGCCGCAAGACAAGGGCCTGTTCCAATGGCTGGCTATGAGATAAGCTTGCAAGTCTGGCTAACAATTTCTCTACTTAATGATGCACTGGCTCTTGCTGGTCAG GCTCTGCTTGCGAGTGAATATGCGAAAGGGAACTACAAGCAGGCCCGCTTGGTTTTGTACAGGGTTCTGCAG ATTGGAGGCATCACTGGTCTTGCACTTGCTGCAACCTTGTTCCTTGGGTTTGGATATTTGACCTTGCTGTTTACAGATGATCCAGCAGTTCTAGATGTTGCGCAGTCTGGAGTCTGG TTTGTCACTATTACTCAGCCGATAAATGCTATTGCTTTTGTGTTCGATGGGCTCTACTACGGTGTTTCTGACTTCGGCTATGCCGCATACTCTACG CTTTTCGCGGGGGTCGTCGCCTCAGCCTTCCTCCTTGTCGTTGCTCCCAACTTTGGTCTTGGTGGTGTATGGGCTGGTCTTACTCTCTTTATGGGTCTGCGAGCAGTTGCTGGGTTCTGGAG GTTAGGGAGCAAAGGTGGACCATGGGAAATAGTCTGGTCAAAGACTGATTAA
- the LOC123096693 gene encoding PRA1 family protein B2, with translation MASAAPPLLPTTVPAAAPATVLPAAPDAAATSIASPDPAATRAFLGRLYDSAKRSLSGARPWPELLDRAALSRPDSLSDATARLRKNLAYFRVNYAALVALSLAVSLLAHPFSLAALLALLAAWCFLYLLRPADAAPLNAFGRTFSDRETLGGLIAASVFVVFLTSVGGIIFSALALGAAVVCAHGAFRVPEDLFLDEVPDQGIVGNAATLNLLSFINGAAGGGGRV, from the coding sequence ATGGCCTCGGcagcgccgcccctcctccccaccaccgtcccggccgccgcgcccgccaccgtcctccccgccgccccggacgccgccgccacctccatcgCCTCCCCGGACCCGGCCGCCACGCGCGCCTTCCTGGGCCGCCTCTACGACTCCGCCAAGCGCTCCCTCTCGGGCGCCCGCCCCTGGCCCGAGCTCCTGGACCGCGCCGCGCTCTCGCGCCCGGACTCCCTCTCCGACGCCACCGCCCGCCTCCGCAAGAACCTCGCCTACTTCCGCGTCAACTACGCCGCGCTCGTCGCGCTCTCCCTCGCCGTCTCCCTCCTCGCGCACCCCTTCTCCCTCGCCGCCCTCCTCGCGCTCCTCGCTGCCTGGTGCTTCCTCTACCTCCTCCgccccgccgacgccgccccgctcAACGCCTTCGGCCGCACCTTCTCCGACAGGGAGACGCTCGGGGGCCTCATCGCCGCCTCCGTCTTTGTCGTCTTCCTCACGTCTGTCGGTGGGATCATCTTCTCCGCGCTGGCGCTCGGCGCCGCCGTCGTCTGCGCGCACGGGGCCTTCCGCGTCCCCGAGGACCTCTTCCTCGACGAGGTACCCGACCAGGGCATCGTAGGAAACGCCGCCACCCTCAACCTCCTCTCCTTCATCAACGGcgctgccggaggaggaggacgcgtCTGA